From the genome of Ectobacillus sp. JY-23, one region includes:
- a CDS encoding NAD-dependent epimerase/dehydratase family protein translates to MRKSILITGAGGFTGLHACRYFRQAGFEVIAVTRSKHPDSFYVKEYPCDLTDASAVATLIQAVQPQYLLHLAGQNHVGKSWEEPLTSMENNAFATLYLLEALRKFCPGCKSIIVGSALQFDLNDMTSLKHPYALSKTSQVLFAQAWAQLYQLPIIIASPSNLIGPGHSTGVCSLLAAQIIASEHCEQITLHVPNSLVRRDFLDIRDAVRAYAILLEKGVYGESYEVRSGHSKSLEEIINCFQTLVKTNIEVVTDKQEESFIEILPTKLNQLLWEPTIPLQDSLSDILSYHRNQNLKK, encoded by the coding sequence ATGCGTAAGAGCATCCTCATTACAGGCGCAGGAGGCTTTACAGGACTGCACGCTTGCCGGTATTTCCGGCAAGCTGGATTTGAGGTTATTGCGGTAACGCGGTCAAAGCATCCAGATTCTTTTTATGTAAAGGAATACCCGTGCGACTTAACAGATGCTTCCGCAGTAGCAACTCTTATTCAAGCTGTTCAGCCTCAATACTTACTGCATTTAGCAGGTCAGAATCATGTAGGAAAATCTTGGGAAGAACCATTAACTTCTATGGAAAACAATGCATTTGCTACCCTTTATCTTTTAGAAGCATTGCGAAAGTTTTGTCCTGGCTGCAAAAGTATTATTGTAGGCTCCGCTTTGCAATTCGATCTTAACGATATGACAAGTTTAAAACACCCATACGCATTAAGTAAAACGTCACAGGTGCTGTTCGCGCAAGCTTGGGCACAATTATATCAATTACCTATTATCATTGCGTCTCCGTCCAATTTGATCGGTCCCGGGCACTCTACTGGCGTTTGCTCACTGTTAGCAGCACAAATTATTGCGTCTGAACATTGTGAACAAATTACCTTACATGTACCTAATAGCTTAGTGCGCCGTGACTTTCTTGATATACGAGATGCGGTACGTGCATATGCTATACTGCTAGAAAAAGGGGTATATGGAGAAAGTTATGAGGTTCGCTCTGGTCACAGTAAATCTCTTGAGGAAATCATCAACTGTTTTCAAACATTGGTAAAAACAAATATTGAGGTCGTTACCGATAAACAAGAAGAGAGCTTCATAGAGATCCTCCCTACAAAATTAAACCAATTGCTCTGGGAACCTACCATCCCCTTACAAGATTCCCTATCTGACATTTTATCCTATCATCGAAATCAAAACTTAAAAAAATGA
- the prpE gene encoding bis(5'-nucleosyl)-tetraphosphatase PrpE yields the protein MEYDIIGDIHGCFAELQSLLQRLGYNADGLHPKGRQLAFVGDLTDRGPQSLQTIAFVWELVIHKKRAHYAPGNHCNKLYRFFLGRKVQIAHGLETTVAEYEALSSAQQVTVRDKFIQLYEQSPLYHQLDTKRLIVSHAGIREDYIGRFDKRVETFVLYGDITGEKHPDGSPVRRDWAKYYQGKSYIVYGHTPVRAPRFCNNTVNIDTGCVFGGMLTALRYPEMEIVSVPSSMPLVEEKFRSFD from the coding sequence ATGGAATACGATATTATTGGAGATATTCACGGTTGTTTTGCAGAGCTACAAAGCCTGTTACAACGTCTTGGTTACAACGCAGATGGCTTACACCCAAAAGGACGACAGCTTGCGTTTGTTGGTGACTTAACGGACCGCGGTCCGCAATCTCTGCAAACCATTGCATTCGTGTGGGAACTAGTCATCCATAAAAAAAGAGCGCATTATGCGCCTGGAAATCACTGCAATAAACTATATCGCTTTTTTCTCGGTCGCAAGGTCCAGATTGCCCACGGTTTAGAAACGACTGTAGCTGAATACGAGGCATTGTCTTCTGCGCAGCAAGTCACCGTTCGCGATAAGTTTATACAGCTATATGAGCAATCACCTCTCTATCATCAGCTCGATACCAAACGTCTTATTGTTTCTCATGCCGGCATTCGAGAAGATTATATCGGCCGCTTTGATAAACGCGTAGAAACGTTTGTGCTATACGGCGATATCACAGGTGAAAAACACCCAGATGGCTCCCCTGTAAGGCGCGATTGGGCAAAGTATTATCAAGGTAAATCATACATCGTCTATGGTCACACACCTGTAAGGGCACCCCGCTTTTGTAACAATACGGTTAACATTGACACAGGCTGTGTATTTGGGGGCATGCTGACGGCACTTCGCTATCCTGAAATGGAAATTGTTTCTGTTCCCTCTTCTATGCCGCTTGTCGAAGAAAAATTTCGATCATTTGATTAA
- a CDS encoding glycosyltransferase family 4 protein: MKITFVALTLCKGGAQRVLVDIANGLFNRGHDVVMVMPPWGDVEYDVKPPISRSRGPVLMESDLPKSDIIVSNFFTTVPVVAEACSKGKGKHLRFSLCYEPMFLPEQDVSFQSYNQTPYLVVISNYQKQLISLVHGIEGEIMPVYVEDTFRNLSIRNPNRLSITAIVRKPEGGFSWQRDQTYLLEQLVKVRSAFPALKYNLICPPNELASSPFLQELRASGSYHFYTPANDEELCHHYNEADIFVTSSIFETAVLPGLEAMKCGAALAAVYAGGNTEYCRHETNCLLSYRFEERLASDIIRLITNPSLRFNLAQAGQKEALSWSLERSVAIFEEICLRIHAKS; this comes from the coding sequence ATGAAGATTACATTTGTTGCACTAACATTGTGTAAAGGAGGCGCTCAGCGTGTCCTTGTTGATATTGCCAATGGCTTATTTAATAGAGGACACGATGTTGTTATGGTTATGCCGCCATGGGGTGATGTTGAATATGATGTGAAGCCGCCTATCTCACGTAGCAGGGGGCCTGTACTGATGGAAAGTGACCTTCCCAAAAGCGATATTATTGTGTCTAACTTTTTTACGACGGTACCTGTTGTCGCTGAAGCCTGCAGTAAAGGAAAAGGTAAGCATCTTCGCTTCAGTCTATGTTATGAACCTATGTTTCTTCCTGAACAAGATGTTTCCTTTCAATCTTATAACCAGACACCCTATCTTGTCGTAATTTCCAATTACCAAAAGCAACTTATCTCACTTGTGCACGGTATTGAAGGAGAAATTATGCCGGTTTATGTAGAGGATACATTTCGAAATTTATCTATACGTAACCCAAATAGATTGAGTATCACTGCCATTGTCAGAAAACCAGAAGGAGGATTTTCTTGGCAGAGAGATCAAACCTATTTATTAGAACAGCTTGTAAAAGTACGTTCAGCATTTCCTGCCCTAAAATACAATCTAATCTGTCCACCAAATGAGCTTGCTTCCTCTCCATTTTTGCAGGAGTTACGTGCCAGCGGCAGCTACCACTTCTATACACCGGCAAATGATGAAGAGCTTTGTCACCATTATAATGAAGCGGACATATTTGTTACCTCCTCCATATTTGAAACAGCTGTACTACCTGGTCTTGAAGCAATGAAATGCGGAGCTGCGCTCGCTGCTGTATATGCCGGCGGCAATACAGAGTATTGTCGTCATGAAACAAATTGTCTGCTCTCTTATCGCTTTGAAGAGCGTTTAGCCTCTGATATTATACGTCTTATCACCAATCCATCTCTGCGCTTTAATTTAGCTCAAGCCGGACAAAAAGAAGCTTTATCTTGGTCTCTTGAGAGAAGCGTAGCAATATTTGAAGAAATTTGCTTACGTATACATGCAAAAAGCTAA
- a CDS encoding glycosyltransferase: MRDVGIVMPVYKQDPVYLELALRSILEQSYPNFYFLIVSDGAPSDTVAVIERVTAGDPRVQILLKSQNEGVARTLNIGFEHIMKPGVKYLTWVSSDNIYYPDFIKKLRDALIQAPPHVGLSFSSFIHVDNEGVPLKGQQYQDFYKYQDQPKDNLLDACFIGVSFMYTSEAAAKINGYRLEPVEDYDYWLRITEHCDIVYIPDILMEYRTNAPMSISAQLQNSIEQHRRWRFAFQTAKHEARIRRNIPFQLTVIYPVTTASEQTLTTLEALFEQFYSNYKVIIVDTSTDASASEIIQRIYDPRVKCLHLPDVNRNTAVYKGLLEADTPYTLLYKSSPANITELLQLIDALEHPAHQNDVAASFSNQSIVLHREINECFCFQTLYRTNELLQLVTFSQE, encoded by the coding sequence ATGAGAGACGTGGGCATCGTGATGCCTGTATATAAACAAGATCCTGTTTACTTAGAGCTAGCACTCCGATCTATCTTAGAGCAAAGCTATCCAAACTTTTATTTCCTAATCGTGTCAGATGGTGCACCCTCTGACACAGTTGCTGTGATAGAACGAGTTACTGCTGGCGATCCGCGCGTACAAATCCTGCTAAAGAGCCAAAATGAAGGTGTCGCTCGTACACTAAACATTGGGTTTGAGCACATTATGAAACCCGGAGTTAAATACTTAACATGGGTGTCTAGCGACAATATCTACTATCCAGATTTTATAAAAAAACTTAGAGATGCACTGATACAGGCTCCCCCTCATGTTGGCCTTTCTTTCAGTAGTTTTATTCATGTAGACAACGAGGGAGTTCCTTTAAAGGGACAGCAATATCAGGATTTTTATAAATATCAAGATCAACCAAAAGACAATCTTCTTGATGCCTGCTTTATCGGTGTATCATTTATGTACACATCAGAAGCAGCCGCCAAAATTAACGGGTACAGATTAGAGCCGGTAGAAGATTATGACTATTGGCTACGTATTACCGAGCATTGTGATATCGTATATATACCCGATATATTGATGGAATACCGGACAAATGCACCAATGAGCATATCGGCACAGCTTCAAAATTCTATCGAGCAGCATCGCCGCTGGCGCTTTGCTTTTCAAACAGCAAAACACGAAGCGCGCATCCGAAGAAATATTCCGTTTCAACTTACAGTAATCTATCCGGTAACCACAGCCAGTGAACAAACACTTACTACACTAGAAGCTTTGTTTGAGCAATTTTACAGCAACTATAAAGTTATTATTGTAGACACAAGTACAGATGCCTCTGCTTCAGAAATCATACAGCGTATTTACGACCCTCGAGTCAAATGCTTGCACCTTCCAGATGTCAACAGAAATACAGCTGTTTATAAAGGGCTTTTGGAAGCTGATACACCCTATACACTGCTTTACAAAAGCAGTCCAGCAAATATAACTGAACTGCTTCAACTAATAGATGCTTTAGAGCACCCAGCACATCAAAACGATGTAGCAGCTTCATTTTCTAATCAAAGTATTGTCTTGCATAGAGAAATAAATGAATGTTTTTGCTTTCAGACATTGTACCGTACAAATGAACTTCTTCAGTTGGTAACTTTCTCACAAGAATAA
- a CDS encoding glycosyltransferase, translating into MKKVSIIIPFYNCPYVEKAIESALAQTYPDIEVIVISDGSTAFVEEVTKFEGKIKYVEKTNGGTATALNAGIRLATGEYISWLSSDDIYEPDKISKQMQYLQDTNSSIVYSPVIFIDGDDLPISESVGMFPANRLLFLRHLMLGCFINGCSVLVKKDILTNVGLFNENLPYTHDYDLWIRIALQYEFYYYDEPLVRYRIHDNMGTKKHAPIILQETRMLQRQHRPALTRAILFEQRQMRMNTMRAKQGG; encoded by the coding sequence ATGAAAAAAGTGTCTATCATTATACCATTTTATAATTGTCCGTATGTAGAGAAGGCCATTGAAAGCGCACTGGCGCAAACATATCCTGATATTGAAGTGATTGTTATCAGTGATGGATCTACAGCCTTTGTTGAAGAAGTAACAAAATTTGAAGGGAAAATTAAGTATGTCGAAAAGACAAATGGCGGTACAGCTACTGCTTTAAATGCTGGTATTCGTCTAGCGACAGGTGAATATATATCCTGGCTCAGTTCCGACGATATATATGAGCCGGACAAAATAAGTAAGCAAATGCAATATCTCCAAGACACAAATAGTAGCATTGTGTACTCACCCGTTATTTTTATTGATGGAGATGACTTACCTATTAGCGAATCCGTTGGTATGTTTCCTGCTAACCGCTTACTGTTTCTTCGCCACTTGATGCTTGGATGCTTTATTAATGGATGCTCTGTGCTCGTAAAAAAAGATATCCTAACAAACGTTGGTTTATTTAACGAGAACCTGCCCTATACACATGACTATGATTTATGGATACGTATTGCATTACAATATGAATTCTACTATTACGATGAACCTCTCGTACGTTACCGTATCCACGACAACATGGGTACCAAAAAGCATGCTCCTATCATCTTGCAGGAAACACGCATGCTACAGCGGCAACATCGGCCTGCCCTAACAAGAGCAATCCTGTTTGAACAACGCCAGATGAGAATGAACACCATGAGAGCAAAACAAGGAGGATAA
- a CDS encoding glycosyltransferase, translated as MEKISIIIPFYNCPYIAAAIESALIQTYSHIEVIVVNDGASSHIEKITPYLPYIRYFEKSNGGTASALNFGIQQATGSYFTWLSSDDIFMKHKIDTQLTFMKDHHAHLSYTNYDLIDSNGHVFQKDAALYFTHKLDFLKHLQHANNINGCTIMMKTGVFQTLGLFNENLKYTQDYDFWLRAVQHYELHYLNESLTQYRVHEAMGSNRFKEDITAEIAHVTNVYKQVLIELIRRERESI; from the coding sequence ATGGAAAAGATATCTATTATTATTCCTTTTTATAATTGTCCCTACATTGCTGCTGCAATTGAAAGTGCGCTGATACAAACGTATTCACACATAGAAGTAATCGTTGTCAATGACGGTGCCTCTTCTCATATAGAAAAAATTACGCCTTATTTGCCATATATACGCTATTTTGAAAAATCCAATGGCGGTACAGCTAGCGCTTTAAATTTCGGTATTCAACAAGCCACCGGTTCCTATTTTACCTGGCTAAGCTCTGACGATATTTTTATGAAGCATAAAATTGACACACAGCTTACCTTTATGAAAGACCACCATGCTCATCTCAGTTATACAAACTATGATTTGATTGATAGCAATGGTCATGTATTTCAAAAGGATGCCGCCTTGTATTTTACACATAAACTTGATTTTTTAAAGCATTTGCAGCACGCCAATAACATCAACGGCTGCACAATTATGATGAAAACTGGAGTATTTCAAACACTAGGACTATTTAATGAGAATCTTAAATACACACAAGACTATGATTTTTGGCTACGAGCTGTACAGCATTATGAACTCCATTATTTAAACGAAAGTCTTACTCAATATCGCGTTCATGAAGCTATGGGATCTAACCGTTTTAAAGAGGACATCACTGCGGAAATTGCCCATGTAACGAACGTTTACAAACAAGTCTTAATAGAACTCATTCGCCGGGAAAGGGAGAGTATATGA
- a CDS encoding FtsW/RodA/SpoVE family cell cycle protein — protein sequence MNKERESQFQIDYALLFILFMIAAVSCFSIAAAQAHPSFPGHLKTVNFVAQQIKWYVIGTIAIIGVLIIDFDRYKQISWYLYAFAMVLLLGLEIGAPGAVTIKGATAWYQVPGIGNFQPSEIMKLFMILVLSRIVVNHNETYVFRSPREDLLLLGKIFAASLPPLLLIAKEPDLGNTMVMTSIIASIIMVSGIRWRFILGLVGASVTVGTILVYIYFAHTAFFKEHILKEYQLNRFYGWLAPYEYETQGYQLRQAILASGSGELYGKGYGNGEVYFPEPHTDFIFTNVAEQFGFLGGSIVISLFFLLIYRMIHIALESNEPFGSYICAGTIGMFTFQVFQNIGMTLGLLPITGITLPFMSYGGSSLLTYMIAIGFILNVRSRTKKFMFD from the coding sequence ATGAATAAAGAAAGAGAATCACAATTTCAAATAGATTATGCATTGTTGTTTATATTGTTTATGATTGCCGCTGTAAGCTGCTTCTCGATTGCCGCAGCACAGGCGCATCCTTCATTTCCCGGGCATTTAAAAACTGTAAACTTTGTAGCTCAGCAAATTAAATGGTACGTAATTGGAACCATTGCCATCATCGGTGTCCTCATTATTGATTTTGATCGCTACAAACAAATTTCTTGGTATTTATATGCGTTTGCAATGGTGCTTCTGCTTGGGCTTGAAATTGGTGCGCCTGGCGCTGTCACGATTAAAGGTGCGACTGCCTGGTATCAGGTACCTGGTATTGGAAATTTCCAACCATCAGAAATTATGAAATTATTTATGATTTTAGTACTAAGCCGCATTGTCGTAAACCATAACGAAACGTATGTGTTCCGCTCACCCCGTGAAGACTTGCTTTTGCTTGGTAAAATATTTGCCGCCAGTCTGCCGCCGCTTCTTTTGATTGCAAAAGAACCCGATCTAGGAAATACAATGGTTATGACATCTATTATTGCTTCTATTATTATGGTGTCAGGCATCCGCTGGCGCTTTATTCTTGGCCTCGTCGGCGCCAGTGTAACAGTGGGCACTATTCTTGTGTACATTTACTTTGCACACACTGCTTTTTTTAAAGAACATATTTTAAAGGAATACCAGTTAAACCGCTTCTATGGCTGGCTTGCACCTTACGAGTATGAAACACAGGGCTATCAGCTGCGTCAAGCCATTTTGGCATCAGGATCTGGTGAATTATACGGCAAGGGATACGGAAATGGAGAAGTATACTTCCCTGAGCCTCATACTGACTTTATTTTTACAAATGTTGCCGAGCAGTTTGGCTTTTTAGGAGGCAGCATTGTTATTTCCTTGTTCTTTTTGCTCATTTATCGCATGATTCATATCGCATTAGAAAGCAATGAGCCGTTCGGTAGCTACATTTGTGCGGGAACCATTGGTATGTTTACCTTCCAGGTGTTTCAAAATATCGGTATGACTCTGGGCCTATTACCCATCACCGGTATTACATTACCCTTTATGAGCTACGGTGGTAGTTCTTTGTTAACCTATATGATTGCAATTGGATTTATTCTCAACGTACGCTCTAGAACAAAGAAATTTATGTTTGATTGA
- a CDS encoding glycosyltransferase gives MLRNVYLDLQGNTNIQIDPLLLADIQQTFTIEFWVSPAAVHKPEREMIRGVSRTSNKQFVLAPMYGAYADGIEEKAGVGIAVGTNCISVYEHTANHMPATLVYLQSIEGWTHIAVVYQDGTPHLYVNGKYSKTGVRTGKVVSPSGIIGGISPYGFFTGSCAELRIWSCARTQGEIEAYRKRELLGQEENLVGYWKCSEGKGDILYDSSPYQRHGTIQGSGWGEPSLTEKVLFTFYIPSGGVETLNRQRFYALTESGLCCHFLYLQAGTGLQNKLNTQVFVTNNDREIIDIIRREKYKAIIVGSDVYLLQKLKKSGYTGRLIYEVQGLGFNKEYAEYFIKQEALPILKDCCDAILYPRTPHLAAAFAKYFPHIRQFSFDNCFNSNEFHYEVHPKHARPIVGWVGRIEENKNWRDFLRIGAALIQYNPDIELWMFEDNTIGEKAARLAFGDLVQELQLKDHLHVYANQPHARMATHFSMIGDSGGFLCSTSKVEGFGYAVLEAMVCRCPVLSTDSDGVKSFIIHNETGKFFRLGDIEQAVMEARELMENTTLREALRNNGAAYIAENFSPRQYATSFAEMLKELGI, from the coding sequence ATGCTTCGAAATGTGTATCTGGATTTGCAGGGAAATACAAACATACAGATAGATCCATTATTACTAGCAGATATCCAGCAAACATTCACTATCGAATTTTGGGTAAGCCCTGCGGCTGTGCATAAGCCGGAACGTGAGATGATAAGGGGGGTATCTCGAACGAGTAACAAACAATTTGTGCTGGCCCCTATGTATGGTGCATATGCAGATGGGATAGAAGAAAAGGCAGGGGTCGGTATTGCAGTTGGTACAAACTGCATTTCCGTCTATGAACATACCGCTAATCATATGCCGGCAACCTTGGTATACTTACAATCTATAGAGGGGTGGACACATATTGCCGTTGTATATCAAGATGGCACACCGCATTTATATGTGAATGGAAAGTACAGTAAAACAGGTGTGCGCACTGGTAAAGTTGTTTCACCTTCTGGCATAATTGGCGGAATAAGTCCTTATGGTTTTTTTACAGGTTCCTGTGCAGAGCTTCGGATTTGGTCATGTGCGCGTACGCAAGGTGAAATTGAAGCGTACAGGAAGAGAGAACTGTTAGGACAAGAGGAGAATTTAGTGGGCTACTGGAAATGCAGCGAAGGAAAAGGTGATATTCTGTATGACAGTAGCCCGTATCAGCGGCATGGTACTATTCAGGGGAGTGGGTGGGGAGAACCGAGCCTAACAGAGAAGGTGCTTTTTACGTTTTATATTCCAAGCGGTGGTGTAGAAACGCTTAACCGGCAGCGCTTTTATGCGCTTACTGAGAGTGGATTGTGCTGTCACTTTTTATATTTACAGGCTGGTACAGGATTACAAAACAAACTGAACACACAAGTATTTGTCACAAATAACGATAGGGAAATTATAGATATCATTAGACGAGAGAAGTATAAAGCCATCATTGTCGGATCTGATGTATATTTATTGCAGAAGCTAAAGAAAAGTGGCTATACAGGGCGTCTCATTTATGAAGTACAAGGTTTGGGCTTCAACAAAGAATATGCAGAGTACTTTATCAAGCAGGAAGCACTTCCTATTTTAAAAGATTGTTGTGATGCAATTCTATATCCTCGCACGCCACACTTGGCAGCGGCATTTGCGAAATACTTTCCTCATATACGTCAATTTAGTTTCGATAATTGCTTCAACAGTAATGAGTTTCATTATGAAGTACATCCAAAGCATGCACGCCCTATTGTTGGTTGGGTTGGTCGTATTGAAGAAAATAAGAATTGGCGGGATTTTTTGAGAATTGGCGCTGCACTTATTCAGTATAATCCAGATATTGAGCTGTGGATGTTTGAAGACAATACGATTGGTGAAAAAGCAGCTCGTCTTGCTTTTGGGGATTTGGTGCAGGAGTTGCAATTAAAGGATCATTTGCATGTATATGCTAATCAACCACATGCACGAATGGCCACTCATTTTTCAATGATTGGTGATTCAGGCGGCTTTTTATGCTCTACCTCTAAGGTGGAGGGATTTGGTTATGCTGTACTGGAAGCGATGGTATGTCGCTGTCCTGTGTTGTCTACAGATTCAGATGGGGTCAAAAGTTTTATTATTCATAATGAGACAGGCAAGTTTTTTAGACTTGGTGATATTGAGCAAGCAGTAATGGAAGCAAGAGAACTTATGGAAAACACAACGTTGCGTGAAGCGCTTCGCAATAACGGTGCTGCTTATATTGCTGAAAACTTTTCTCCGCGTCAATATGCAACTAGCTTTGCAGAGATGCTAAAAGAACTCGGTATATAA
- a CDS encoding glycosyltransferase: MMKRILFVLNDIGGGTAQYQRLHVESEAVDAYYLQFRGKDFVVTNSSGHVQIVPAKETNFAEMMQNLSIEEIYVNHFIRFPLGLTMKCIQESGIPYVYVAHDFFCVCPRVYLLNRNSVYCHAEKSESVCQICLHGMGRISIVYWRRLFEDFLAGAVRIIAPSESTKQIIQSYFPSLIIEVKPHQVPYVKYTYKEEFATAGNLKIGFIGNIQRHKGSDIVFALQRAIFAENLPISLCIIGSTDKKNRDIEATGPYKKEDVSSLLQQYRCALVITASICPETFSYTTHEALGSGYPVIAFNLGAPAERIYGHGGGWVVNDVNSNSLLQLLKHLLTNRQEIIDVAAVIKR; encoded by the coding sequence ATGATGAAACGGATATTATTTGTATTGAATGATATTGGTGGGGGAACAGCACAGTATCAACGCTTACATGTTGAAAGTGAAGCTGTTGACGCTTATTATCTTCAGTTTAGAGGTAAAGATTTTGTTGTTACCAATTCATCAGGACATGTGCAAATCGTGCCAGCTAAGGAGACCAACTTTGCGGAGATGATGCAGAATCTTTCTATAGAAGAGATTTATGTGAACCATTTTATTAGATTTCCTTTGGGATTAACGATGAAGTGCATTCAGGAAAGTGGTATACCTTATGTGTATGTTGCCCATGATTTTTTTTGTGTGTGTCCTCGTGTGTATTTGCTCAATAGAAACAGTGTATATTGTCATGCGGAAAAGAGTGAGTCTGTATGTCAAATTTGTTTGCATGGGATGGGACGTATCAGTATTGTGTATTGGCGAAGGCTGTTTGAGGATTTCCTTGCAGGTGCTGTACGTATCATAGCGCCTAGTGAAAGTACAAAACAGATTATCCAATCGTATTTTCCATCTCTAATAATCGAGGTAAAACCACATCAAGTCCCTTACGTGAAATACACTTATAAAGAAGAGTTCGCTACAGCGGGAAATTTAAAAATAGGTTTCATTGGAAATATTCAGCGACATAAAGGAAGCGATATCGTTTTTGCATTGCAGCGTGCGATTTTTGCTGAGAATCTTCCTATCTCATTATGTATCATTGGCTCAACAGATAAAAAAAATCGCGATATTGAGGCGACTGGACCATATAAAAAGGAAGATGTTTCATCTTTATTGCAGCAATACAGATGTGCGCTTGTGATCACAGCTTCTATTTGTCCAGAAACATTTTCCTATACAACCCACGAAGCGCTGGGATCTGGTTATCCTGTAATTGCTTTTAATCTAGGTGCACCGGCTGAAAGAATTTACGGACATGGCGGCGGATGGGTTGTCAATGATGTGAACAGTAATAGCTTATTACAGCTATTAAAGCATTTATTGACGAATCGGCAGGAGATTATTGATGTGGCAGCAGTGATTAAGCGTTGA
- the fabI gene encoding enoyl-ACP reductase FabI — protein MDLLQLQGKNIVVMGVANQRSIAWGIARALHAAGANLIFTYAGERLEKNVRDLAETLEGQQSLILPCDVTSDEDVARCFARIGEEVGTVHGVAHCIAFANKEDLKGEFTDTSRDGFALSLDISAYSLTAVAKEAKKLMTEGGSIVTLTYLGGERVVKNYNLMGVAKAALEASVKYLANDLGKDGIRVNAISAGPIRTLSAKGVGDFNSILKDIEEKAPLRKNVTQEEVGEAAAFLFSNMARGITGENIHVDSGYHILG, from the coding sequence ATGGATTTGTTACAGCTACAGGGGAAAAATATTGTCGTCATGGGTGTGGCGAATCAGCGTAGTATTGCTTGGGGGATTGCAAGAGCGTTACATGCGGCAGGAGCAAATCTTATTTTTACTTACGCCGGTGAAAGATTGGAAAAGAACGTGCGTGATTTGGCAGAAACATTAGAAGGACAACAATCTCTTATCCTTCCATGTGATGTAACGAGTGATGAAGATGTTGCGCGTTGTTTTGCACGTATCGGTGAAGAAGTAGGTACGGTTCACGGGGTTGCACATTGCATTGCATTTGCAAATAAAGAAGATTTAAAAGGGGAATTTACAGATACATCACGTGATGGTTTTGCACTTTCATTAGACATTAGTGCATACTCTTTAACTGCAGTTGCTAAAGAGGCGAAAAAACTAATGACAGAAGGTGGCAGTATTGTAACGCTAACGTATTTAGGCGGAGAGCGTGTTGTGAAAAATTACAATCTAATGGGAGTTGCGAAGGCAGCGTTAGAGGCTAGTGTAAAATACCTGGCGAATGATCTTGGGAAAGATGGAATTCGTGTTAACGCAATATCTGCTGGACCAATTCGTACGTTATCAGCAAAAGGTGTTGGTGATTTTAACAGCATCTTAAAAGATATTGAAGAGAAGGCTCCTCTTCGTAAAAATGTAACACAAGAAGAAGTAGGAGAAGCCGCAGCATTTCTTTTCAGTAATATGGCGCGTGGTATTACAGGAGAAAATATTCATGTAGATTCTGGCTATCATATTCTGGGATAA